The genomic DNA CGTTGACGACACCAAACGCGTACTCGACCAGCGGCGCCCGGTAGTTGAAGCCGTAGTCGACGTAGGGATCGAAGTCGCCGCGCACGATCAGGCCGATCTGGCGGGCCCCCACACCGAGCCCGCCCAGAAACTGCGCGTTGTTGATCACCGGGCGCAGTTCCTCGCCGATCTGGGCTTCCAGGCCGAACGGAATCTGCTGCTGGCCGAAGGTCAAGGTCAGGCGCGGGTCCTCCAGGCCCGTCAGCGTGGGCAGGGGACTGTAGCGGATGTAGGCATCCGTCGCATTGAGCTGGCTGCCGTCCGTGGCCGGGCTGTTGCGCGCATAGGCGAACGCCAGCCGGTAGTCCAGGTTACGCCCTTCCGAGTAGTCGCGATACAGGCTGCCGGCGAAGTTCAGCGTGGCCTGCGGGATGTCGAAGCTGCCGTGACGGTCGGCCGCGCTGGCCGCGCTGCCGGTGCGCGTGGCCTGCTCCTGCGCGGTGGCGCGCACCTGCACGCTGCCGCCGATGGTCGTGCCGCGCGTCGTCAGCGCGGTCTTGGTCTCGCGGTTGCGGCGCTGTTCATATTTGTAATTCTCCAGGTCGGTACGCAGGCCGTCGATATCGCCCTTGGTGGCGATCTCCACTTTTTCCTCCGTGGCCCCGACAGGCGATGCCGCCGGCGCCTGCGTTGCCTGCACCTGCGCCTGCAGCGCAGTGACGACGGCCTTCAGTTCCTCGATCTGGCGCTGTAGCTCCGCGTTGCTTTGCCCGGCCGCGTGCGCCGCGCCGGCGATGCTCAAGAGGCCCGCGGCCAGGGCCGCGCTGCCGGTGTGCTTTGATGGATACTTCAAACAAGTGCTCCTGGTGTAATGGGCCGATGGGATGCTGTACCTTTCATTACGCACGTTCCATGCCACCCGTTTTCATTCCGTTTTGACCGCTTTCCGGCACGCTGCTGTCGCGGCGCCAGCACCGCCGCAACAGCTGGCGCCGCGATCTGCTGCAAAGCCAGCAGCCGCCGTGACGCCTTATGCGGCCTTGGCCGCCTTGACGGCGTAGCGGTTTTGCGGCTTGTCCAGGCCCAGGTTCTCGCGCAGGGTCGTGCCCTCATACTCGGTGCGGAACAGGCCGCGCCGCTGCAGTTCCGGGATCACCAGGTCGACGAAGTCCTCCAGCGATTCCGGCAGCACGGGCGGCATCACGTTGAAGCCATCCGCCGCGCCGTTCTCGAACCATCGCTGCATCTCGTCGGCGATCTTCTGCGGCGTGCCGACGACCACCCAGTGCCCGCGCGCGCCGGCCAGGTATTCGTACAGCTGGCGCACGGTGAACTGTTCGCGCCGCGCCAGCTCGATGACAACGTGGTGGCGGCTGTTGCGGCCCGCTTCCGGCGTCGGGTAGTACGGCGGCGGCGCGTCCAGGTCCCACTGCGTCAGATCCTCGCCGGGCCAGAAACGCTCGATGGTGGCCAGGCCAACGGACGGGTGGATCAGCTTCTGCAGCTCGGCCCATTTCGCCTCCGCCTCCTCCTGGGTGCGGCCGATGACAGGGGAGATGCCGGGCAGGATCAGCAGCTGCTCGGGACGACGGCCGTACTTCGCCAGGCGGCCCTTGACGTCGCGGTAGAACGCCTGCGCTTCCTCCAGGCTGGTCCACGCGGTGAAAATCGCCTCGGCGGTGGCGGCGGCCAGCTCGCGGCCCGGCTCGGACGATCCGGCCTGCACGATGACGGGATGGCCCTGCGGCGAGCGCTCCAGGTTCAACGGCCCCGCCACCTTGTGGTACTTGCCGTGGTGGTTCAGCGCATGCAGCTTGTCCGGATCGAAGTAGACGCCGCTTTCGGGATCGCGGCTAAACGCGTCGTCTTCGAAGCTGTCCCACAGGCCCGTGACGACGTCGAGGAACTCGTGCGCCTTCTCGTAGCGCACCTCAGGGTCGGGGTGCTTGTCCAGGCCGAAGTTGCCGTACACGCTGTCGTTCCCGGTCGTGACGACGTTCCACGCGGCGCGGCCCTTGCTGATATGGTCGAGCGAGGCGAACTTGCGCGCCAGCAGATACGGGTCCTCGTACGTGGTGGAGGCAGTGGCGACAAAGCCGATGTGTTTTGTCACGACCGACAGCGCGGACCACAAGGTGACGGGTTCGAAATGCGAGATGCGGCCCTGCCGGCTGAACGACTCCTTGCTGCCCTGCTCCCACACGCCGGGGCTGTCGGCAACGAACACCTGGTCGAACTTGCCGCGCTCGGCCAGCTGCGCGACGGCGATGTAGTGGTCGATATTGACGCCGGAATCGACCTGGGAACCGGGGTGGCGCCAGGCGGCGATGTGGTGGCCGGTGGCCATGATGAACGCGCCGAGGCGCAGCTTGCGGTGAGCCATGGATATCTCCGATAAATTTGTAGACGATCAGCGCGCGGTGGCTTGCAGCTTCGCTTCCACCGCCGTGCCCTTGAAGAAGTCGGGATTCGCTTCCGTATACAGCTTGTAGGGATTGGTGAAGACATAAGCCTTGAAGTCCGCTTCGCTGAGGATGCCCTGCTCGACCAGGCCGTAGGCTTCGGCCAGCGCGTCGGTCAGGTCGGGCACGTCCCAATGGCCCACGTCGGACGAGTAGATCGCGTTGATCTTGGTGCCCAGCGGATTGGCCTTGTCGTTGAAGGCCGTGGCGATCGTGCGGTCGTCCGATTCGGAACCGAAGAAGAAATTGTCGACCCAGCGTGCCTTGATGTCCTCCACCTTCTCGATGCCGGCGGCGGCGAAATCATCCAGCTCGCTGCCTTGCGGCTGGCGCGAGCCGGCCGTGTAGTGCGCGCCCAGCGTGTCGCGGATCAGGTCCTCGCCCTCGATCGAACGACCCTTCGTCAGGTCGGCGCCATAGCGCGCGAACAGGTCCGTCAGCAGGGCGCGGTCGGTGGCGGCCGGATCGTAGTTCTTCAATCCCTCCAGGCTGCGCTTTTCCCAACGATCGACCAGGTGCGTGAACACGCGCGCGCCCCAATCGGCGCCACCTTCCAGCAGGCCCACGCGCAGCTGCGGGAAGCGCTTCGTCACGCCGCCGAAGAACAGCGCCTTGGCGAACGCCTCGGAACCGTCGGCGAAGTGGCCGATGTGGTTGTTCATGTAGTTGCTGATCGAGCTGCGCCCGGTCCAGCCCTGGCTGCCATAGTGCGTCAGGACCGGCACACCCAGCTCCACCGCCTTGGCCCAGAACGGGTCGTAGTCGTATTCGCTGTCGATGCCGTAGAAGTCCTGGTAGGAGATGTATTTCTGCAGCTCGGGATGCTGGTCGGCCGGATACTTGTCGGCCAGTGCGCGGATCGGCCGGCGCACGCTGCCGGCGATATTGATGGCCTTCAGGCCCAGTGTCTTGATGGCGAATTCCAGCTCGGCGATGCCTTCCTCCGGCGTGTGCAGCGCGATGCCGGCGACCGGCGTCAGCCGGTCGCTGTACTTGCGATACAGGTCGGCGTGATAGTGGTTGATGGCACGCTGCAGCGCCGTGCGGTCGTCCTTGTCCCGTACCCCCAGCGGCGCCAGCACGTTGTTCGGGAACAGGATCGAATAGTCAGAGCCCTGCTCTTCCTGGCGTTCGTACAGCAGCTCCGGCAGGTGATATGTCGCCACGTCCAGCGTGTTCTTGGTCACCCGTGCCCACCACGGCGCACGGATGGTGCGGTAGTACTGGCGCTCTTCCGGCGTCTGCTCGTACCAGGTCTTGCCGTTGCCGATGCCGCCGCGGCCGATGCGCGTGGCCGAAGCCTTGCGCAGCGCGTCCACCAGCTTCACGCCGCCGTAGTTGGCGACATAGTCCTCCAGGTCGGGCGTGTAATCGTTGGTATGGACATCGGTATCGATGACCGGGTAATCGAGCCGCTGCTTGACGGCGACGGATGGGGAGGCGTTCAGGCGGTTGAGGCGATCGTTCACGTTGTTCTCCAATGAGGGTGAAGGCAGCGCAGGCGGGCACCTGCGGAACTGATCACTTCATTGCAGCATTCGTGCCATGCCAAAACCGGGCGAAAACGACGCGGCGGCAGGGAAAACTGCTGGCTGCCGCGCAGCGCCTGCTGATTTGCGGGCAGCCACGCAGCAGCCGTCGCTCAGCGGGCGGCGTCGCCGCGGCGGTACTCGGCGCTGATGTCGTCGAAGCGCTGCTTGAGCGCCGGATCGAGCGTGAAGGAGGCCGCACGCAAGGTGTCGTGCAGTTGCTCGGGCCGGCTCGCGCCGATGATGGCGGAGGTAACGACGGGATTGGCCAGCACCCACGCGACGGCGGCCGTCGTCAGGGGCACACCGGCATCGGCCGCGGCGGCGGCCAACTGGCGTACCGTATCGAACTCGCGCTCGTGCCAATAGCGTTCCTGATAGCGCTCGGCAGCGCTACCCAGCGTGAAGCGCGTGCCCTGGGCCGGACCGGCCGACAGCGAGTGCTTGCCCGTCAACAGGCCGCCGGCCAGCGGATTGTAGGGAATCACGCCCAGCCGATCCTCCGCCGCCAGCGGCAGCAGTTCCCGTTCGATCTCGCGGAACAGCAGGCTGTAGCGGGGCTGCACCGACACCGGCCGCGCCAGGTTGCGCGCCTCGGCCCGGCCCAGCAGGCGCGCCAGCCGATAGGCCAGGAAGTTCGACACCCCTACGTAGCGCGCCCGCCCCGAGCGCACGATCGTGTCGAGTGCCTCCAGCGTTTCGTCCAGCGGCGTGGCCGGGTCGTCCGAATGCAGCTGGTACAGGTCGACGTAATCCGTGCCCAGGCGCCGCAGCGACGCATCGATGGCGCCCAGCAGGTGCTTGCGCGAGGCGCCCTGCTGCCATGGCTGCGGGCCGACCTTGCCGACGGCCTTGGTGGCGACGATGACGCTGTCGCGCCGCCCCTGCAGCCAGCGGCCGACGATTTCCTCGGTGCGGCCGACGGTCGAGGTATCGCCGCCCAGCGGATACACGTCGGCGGTATCGATGAACGTCACGCCCGCGTCGAAGGCATGGTCGAGGATGGCGCGCGAGGTGGCTTCGTCGGCTTGCACGCCGAACGTCATCGTGCCCAGGCACAGGCGCGACACGGTCAGGCCCGTGCCGCCCAGTCGGGTGGTTTGCATCGTCAATCCTTTCAGTGAGGTTTTACAGCGCGACGGACATGCCGTGGAACGAGTGGATATCGCCGCGGCCCGGCGCTGGCTCGGCGCCGATCAGGCCGAAGCGTTTCAAATGCGTGCGCAGCACGTTGCGGCTCAGGCCCAGCACCTTTGCTGTCTGCACCTGGTTGTGCTCGCACGCCG from Pseudoduganella armeniaca includes the following:
- a CDS encoding LLM class flavin-dependent oxidoreductase, which encodes MAHRKLRLGAFIMATGHHIAAWRHPGSQVDSGVNIDHYIAVAQLAERGKFDQVFVADSPGVWEQGSKESFSRQGRISHFEPVTLWSALSVVTKHIGFVATASTTYEDPYLLARKFASLDHISKGRAAWNVVTTGNDSVYGNFGLDKHPDPEVRYEKAHEFLDVVTGLWDSFEDDAFSRDPESGVYFDPDKLHALNHHGKYHKVAGPLNLERSPQGHPVIVQAGSSEPGRELAAATAEAIFTAWTSLEEAQAFYRDVKGRLAKYGRRPEQLLILPGISPVIGRTQEEAEAKWAELQKLIHPSVGLATIERFWPGEDLTQWDLDAPPPYYPTPEAGRNSRHHVVIELARREQFTVRQLYEYLAGARGHWVVVGTPQKIADEMQRWFENGAADGFNVMPPVLPESLEDFVDLVIPELQRRGLFRTEYEGTTLRENLGLDKPQNRYAVKAAKAA
- a CDS encoding amidohydrolase family protein; this encodes MNDRLNRLNASPSVAVKQRLDYPVIDTDVHTNDYTPDLEDYVANYGGVKLVDALRKASATRIGRGGIGNGKTWYEQTPEERQYYRTIRAPWWARVTKNTLDVATYHLPELLYERQEEQGSDYSILFPNNVLAPLGVRDKDDRTALQRAINHYHADLYRKYSDRLTPVAGIALHTPEEGIAELEFAIKTLGLKAINIAGSVRRPIRALADKYPADQHPELQKYISYQDFYGIDSEYDYDPFWAKAVELGVPVLTHYGSQGWTGRSSISNYMNNHIGHFADGSEAFAKALFFGGVTKRFPQLRVGLLEGGADWGARVFTHLVDRWEKRSLEGLKNYDPAATDRALLTDLFARYGADLTKGRSIEGEDLIRDTLGAHYTAGSRQPQGSELDDFAAAGIEKVEDIKARWVDNFFFGSESDDRTIATAFNDKANPLGTKINAIYSSDVGHWDVPDLTDALAEAYGLVEQGILSEADFKAYVFTNPYKLYTEANPDFFKGTAVEAKLQATAR
- a CDS encoding DUF3138 domain-containing protein, with amino-acid sequence MKYPSKHTGSAALAAGLLSIAGAAHAAGQSNAELQRQIEELKAVVTALQAQVQATQAPAASPVGATEEKVEIATKGDIDGLRTDLENYKYEQRRNRETKTALTTRGTTIGGSVQVRATAQEQATRTGSAASAADRHGSFDIPQATLNFAGSLYRDYSEGRNLDYRLAFAYARNSPATDGSQLNATDAYIRYSPLPTLTGLEDPRLTLTFGQQQIPFGLEAQIGEELRPVINNAQFLGGLGVGARQIGLIVRGDFDPYVDYGFNYRAPLVEYAFGVVNGSGPNKTDDNNSKDYLARVAFTLPVDYFSLLRELKVGASAYKGKKNVTAGTAGAVVGQVKRDRYGFDIYYNHAPFGITYEYAEGRDGVAGNGPDVKSRGQYVTAFYTWGEQWIASSRAQAKYDDYWPKSYQLFARYDVFDPNRALPNDRSKIATAGFNLFFAETTKFQINLNHYQYDNPAQPSANELLAQFQFGF
- a CDS encoding aldo/keto reductase; its protein translation is MQTTRLGGTGLTVSRLCLGTMTFGVQADEATSRAILDHAFDAGVTFIDTADVYPLGGDTSTVGRTEEIVGRWLQGRRDSVIVATKAVGKVGPQPWQQGASRKHLLGAIDASLRRLGTDYVDLYQLHSDDPATPLDETLEALDTIVRSGRARYVGVSNFLAYRLARLLGRAEARNLARPVSVQPRYSLLFREIERELLPLAAEDRLGVIPYNPLAGGLLTGKHSLSAGPAQGTRFTLGSAAERYQERYWHEREFDTVRQLAAAAADAGVPLTTAAVAWVLANPVVTSAIIGASRPEQLHDTLRAASFTLDPALKQRFDDISAEYRRGDAAR